A window of bacterium genomic DNA:
CCGGTGCACCGGCTTGAGGCCGTCCCTCACGTCCGGCAGCGCCCGCTGCACGATGACGCTCATCGAATAGTCGATGAACGACTCGCGCATCTCGTCTTCGATCAGCCGCGGCAAGACCCGCTCGCGCGGTTCGGGCGTGGACATCCGTCTAGCGTCCTCGGTTGCGGAGGGTGTGACACAGAACCGCCCCCCGGATCGGGGGGCGATTCGACTTGCCGAATGGTGTGTCCTGATACCCCGCAGGAGGGGGCCGGTTCATGCTACGGCGTGGACGGCTGCGGGGGGTAGTAGATCGCCCGCGCCGTGGCGATGATCATCTCGTCGCGGGTCAGCTCGGTGTCGATCGTCCCCTCGGTCGAGCGGCCGATCCGCTCGATGATGATGCCGTCGGCGCCGAGTCTCGCAGCCTCGACCCGGAGGGCCTGGATGAGCTCGGCATGCGGCGTGCCGAGCGGCCGCTCGACGCGGATGGCGCCGATCGCCTTGTAGCCGTCGGGCGGGTATTGACCGATGCTGGGGTCGTAGACCGTCACCTCATCGGGGCTGGCCTTGGGCGGCAGCTTCGGCGCGCTTGCACAGCTCACCAAGACGGCGAGCGCCGGCACCAGCGCGACGACCGCGCGTCGGGCCCCGGTCGGGATCACCTTCAACATAGGCACCTCGCCGGTTGGGGGTGGAACGGGCGGGGCATAATACGACCGGGCGCCGCAGGGTGGCAACTTCCGCGGCTGGACTCAGGCCACGGCGACGAAATCGGCGCCTTCGCGCCAGCCGGCGGCGGTGAGGGCGGCGCGGATCTCGTCGCGCGCGCCGGGCGACCCCACGGCCGCCAGGGCGAGGGCGCCACGGAACCGGTGGATCTGGGCGGGCGAGACCACCGGCGCGCCGTAGATCGCCTGCCCGATCTTGCGCGGATCCAGGTCCACGAACGCCGCCAGGGGCACGCCCTGCCGCAACAGTTCCCGCGCGAACCCTTTCCCCACCGGCCCCGCTCCCCAGACCACGGCGGGGCGCACGGCCGCGCGACGGTCGCCACGCCTGGAGCCGGGATGGACGTCGCCGCCCCCGGAGGCGGCATGGCCGCCGTCGCGTCCGGACCCGGGGCCGCAGCCGGCTCCGGGAGCAGGGACGTCGCCGGCTCCGGGAGCCGGGCCCTCGTCGGCCCCAGGCGCCCCGCTCCCGTCGCTCGCAGGAGCCGGACGGGCCCCGCCTGCGCCCCCGGGCGCCGCCCGGAGCAGCGTCCGCCGCAGATGGTGGACCTTGCAGCGGCGGAACGCGTCCGGCGAGTAGCGCGGGTCCGTCCGGGACGTCCGGTCCGGCCGCTCCCGCCAGTGCAGCAGCACCTCCGGCATGTTGGCCAGCCGCCCGCCCGCGGCCCACAGCCGGAGCACCAGGTCGTAGTCCTCGGGCCAGCCCGGGTCGCGGTAGCCGCCCACCGCGAGCACCGCCGCGCGCCGCGCGACCAGCGCCGGGTGCGCGATCGGGCACTCGACGAAGATGTCCCTGGCGAGGTCCTCGGGCTCGATCAGCGAGTTCAGCCACCGCTCGTAGCGGCGCGCCCCGTCCCGCACCGCCTCGCGGGGGAAGTAGCGGACCCGGGTGCCACAGGCGACGACGTCCGGTCGCGCGTCCAGCAACGCCACCTGCCGGGCGAAGCGCTCCGGCTCCGCCACATCGTCCGCATCCATGCGGGCGATGAATTCACCGCGCGCGGCGGCGAGCGCGGCGGCGAGCGCCGGCACCAGCCCGCGCCGCGGTGTGCGGATCACGCGGACGCGCGGGTCGCGCGCGGCCCACGCCTCGAGCAGGCCCGCGGTCCCGTCCGCGGAACCGTCGTCCACGGCCAGGACCTCGTAGTCGGTGAACGTCTGCGCCTCCAGCGAGGCAATGGCGTCGCCGACGTACCGGGCGGCGTCCCGGCAGGGCAGGAGGATGGAGAGACGGGGGCTGGACATCGGCGATGCTGAGCACCCTCCGCGGAGCCGGTCAGACCGCGTCGCCCACCTTCTGCCGCTCCATCGCGGCCAGGACCGCCCGCAGGTAACGCCCCGTGTGGCTCTCCTCCACCGCGGCCACGTCCTCGGGACGGCCAGTGGCCACGACCCGTCCGCCGCCCGCGCCTGCCTCGGGCCCCAGGTCGATGATCCAATCCGCGGCGGCGATGACCTCGAGGTTGTGCTCGATGACGACGACGGTGTGGCCCGCGTCCAGGAGCCGCCCCAGCACGCCGAGCAGCTTGCGCACCTCGTTGCCGGAGAGGCCCGTCGTCGGCTCGTCCATGATGTAGAGCTTCCGACCACGGCGCCGGGAGCTGCCGATCAGCTCCCGCGCGATCTTCAACCGCTGCGCCTCGCCGCCCGAGAGCGTGTTCGCGGGCTGGCCGAGCCGCAGGTAGCCGAGCCCGACCTGCTGGAGCTGCCACAGCGCCTGGCCGAGTTTGTCCTCCTTGATGAAGAACCGGATCGCGTCATCGACCGTCAGGTCCAGGACCTCGCGGATGTTCAGGCCCTTGAACGTCACCTCCAGGGTCTCCGGCTTGTAGCGCTTGCCGCCGCACACCTCGCACGGCACGTACACGTCGGCGAGGAAGACCATCTCGACCTGCACGACGCCGTCGCCCTGACACGCCTCGCAGCGACCGCCCTTGACGTTGAACGAGAAGTGGCCGGGGCCGTAGCCGCGCTGGCGCGCCAGCGGCTGGCGCGCGAAGACCTCGCGCACCTGGTCGAACGCCTTGATGTACGTGACCGGGTTCGAGCGCGGCGTGCGGCCGATCGGCGACTGGTCCACGAGCACGACCCCGTCCAGGTACGAATGGCCCTCCAGCCGGTCGTATTCACCGACCTCCTCGCCCAGGTGCTGCTTGGCGGAGGTCTCGCCGGCGAGCTCGCGCTCGAGGGCGCGGTAGAGGACGTCGTGCACCAGCGTGCTCTTGCCCGAGCCGCTCACGCCCGTGACGACGGTCAGCGCGCCGAGCGGGATCTCGATGTCCACGCCGCGGAGGTTGTGCAGCCGCGCGCCCCACAGCCGCAGGCGCGGGCCGTCCACGCTGCGTCGCCGCACCGGAGGCGGCGGCTCGCGGCCGGAGAGGTAGCGGCCGGTGGCCGTGTCCGCAGACAGCAGCTCACTGTAGGTGCCCTGGAAGACGACTTCACCGCCGCGCTCGCCGCTGCCCGGGCCGAGCTCGACGATGTGGTCCGCCGCGGCGATGGCTGCTGCGTCGTGCTCGACGACGAGGACCGTGTTGCCGGCATCGCGCAGACGGCCGAGCAGCGCGAGTAGACGGTCGGTGTCCCGCGGGTGCAGCCCGACGGTGGGCTCGTCCAGCACGTAGAGCGTGTCCACCAGGCTCGCGCCCAGCGAGTTCGCCAGCGCGATGCGCTGCGCCTCGCCGCCGGAGAGCGTGCGCGTCTGGCGGTCCAGCGTGAGGTAGCCGAGGCCCACGTCCACCAGGAACTGGAGACGGGAGTTCAGCTCCCGCAGGATGGGGGCGGCCGCGGCGCCTGCAGCGCCGCCGGGCGCCGGCGCGACGCGCCTGGTCTCACCTCCGGACGGATCCTCGACCTCCTCCAGCGCCGGCGCAGCCGGCACGGAGCCCGGCTCCTCGGCAGCGGGGGCGCCGCGCAGAGGACGCGGACCGTGGTCGGAGTCCAACGGCGTGGAGCCCGACGAAACGGGACCCGGCGCAGCCAACGCTACACCCAACCCGGCCACCCATTCCCGCAGCTCCGCAACAGTCATCGCCGCCGCCTGCGCGATGGTCAGCCCCGCCACTCGCACGTACAGTGCCTCGGGCCGCAGGCGAGCGCCGCCGCAGCTCGCGCACGTCCGCGCGCTCTGGTAGCGCCGCAGGAACACCCGGATGTACTGCTTGTACCGCTTCGCCTCGCGGGAGCGCAGGAACGGGATCACGCCCTGGAAGCCGCGCGTGCCGTGGATCACCGCGCGCCGGAACGCCTGCGGCAGCTCCTGCCACGGCGCATCCGTCGCCACACGCCGCTCGCGAGCGAACGCCAGCAGCCGCTGACGGTACCGCTTGTAGCGCGGCATCTCCCACGGCGCCACCGCACCCTCCTCCAGCGACTTCGACGGGTTCGGCACGATCAGCGCCTCGTCGTACTCCAGCGTGGCGCCGAACCCCGTGCACGTCGGGCACGAGCCGTACGGGTTGTTGAACGAGAACAGGCGCGGCGTCGGCTCGAGGAACTTCACATCCGGATGGTCCGGGCAACGGAAGCGCTCGGTGAAGCGGAGGTACGCGAGCCCGCGAGAGCTCGGAACACCCGCAGATGCGGACGGCTCCCCAGCCCCGACGACCACCACGACCGCCTCTCCCTCCCCTTCCACGAAAGCCGTGGACAGCGAGTCCGCCAGCCGCTCCCGAACATCCGGCCGCACCACCAGCCGGTCCACCACCACCAGCACCTCGCCCGCCGCGGCGAGATCGTGGCCGAGCCGGGCAGGGTCTTCCACACCCTCGCCGTCCAGATCGAGCACCTCGTCGCCCACGAGCACACGGATGAAGCCCAGCGCCCGCAGGTTCTCGACGACACGCTGGTGATTCACCCGCGCGCTCTCCGGGAGCGGGTACGTGACCATGACCCGCGTGCCTTCCGGCAGGGCCAGCACCTCATCCGTCGCCGACTGGACCGTGTCCGGCTTCACCACCCGGTCACACTGCGGACAGTGGGTGAGCCCCACACGCGCCCACAACAGCCGCAGGTAGTCGTAGACCTCCGTTGCGGTGCCGACCGTCGAGCGGCTCGTCTTGGTGGGGTTCTTCTGCTCGATCGCGACCGCGGGGCTGATCCCTTCGACTGCATCCACCTGCGGCTTCTCCATGCGCTCGAGGAATTGCTTTGCGTACGTCGAGAGCGACTCGACGTAGCGGCGCTGCCCCTCGGCGTAGATGGTGTCGAAGGCGAGAGAAGACTTGCCGGA
This region includes:
- the uvrA gene encoding excinuclease ABC subunit A, translated to MRNARQHNLKGIDLDLPRRSLIVLTGPSGSGKSSLAFDTIYAEGQRRYVESLSTYAKQFLERMEKPQVDAVEGISPAVAIEQKNPTKTSRSTVGTATEVYDYLRLLWARVGLTHCPQCDRVVKPDTVQSATDEVLALPEGTRVMVTYPLPESARVNHQRVVENLRALGFIRVLVGDEVLDLDGEGVEDPARLGHDLAAAGEVLVVVDRLVVRPDVRERLADSLSTAFVEGEGEAVVVVVGAGEPSASAGVPSSRGLAYLRFTERFRCPDHPDVKFLEPTPRLFSFNNPYGSCPTCTGFGATLEYDEALIVPNPSKSLEEGAVAPWEMPRYKRYRQRLLAFARERRVATDAPWQELPQAFRRAVIHGTRGFQGVIPFLRSREAKRYKQYIRVFLRRYQSARTCASCGGARLRPEALYVRVAGLTIAQAAAMTVAELREWVAGLGVALAAPGPVSSGSTPLDSDHGPRPLRGAPAAEEPGSVPAAPALEEVEDPSGGETRRVAPAPGGAAGAAAAPILRELNSRLQFLVDVGLGYLTLDRQTRTLSGGEAQRIALANSLGASLVDTLYVLDEPTVGLHPRDTDRLLALLGRLRDAGNTVLVVEHDAAAIAAADHIVELGPGSGERGGEVVFQGTYSELLSADTATGRYLSGREPPPPVRRRSVDGPRLRLWGARLHNLRGVDIEIPLGALTVVTGVSGSGKSTLVHDVLYRALERELAGETSAKQHLGEEVGEYDRLEGHSYLDGVVLVDQSPIGRTPRSNPVTYIKAFDQVREVFARQPLARQRGYGPGHFSFNVKGGRCEACQGDGVVQVEMVFLADVYVPCEVCGGKRYKPETLEVTFKGLNIREVLDLTVDDAIRFFIKEDKLGQALWQLQQVGLGYLRLGQPANTLSGGEAQRLKIARELIGSSRRRGRKLYIMDEPTTGLSGNEVRKLLGVLGRLLDAGHTVVVIEHNLEVIAAADWIIDLGPEAGAGGGRVVATGRPEDVAAVEESHTGRYLRAVLAAMERQKVGDAV
- a CDS encoding glycosyl transferase family 2; its protein translation is MSSPRLSILLPCRDAARYVGDAIASLEAQTFTDYEVLAVDDGSADGTAGLLEAWAARDPRVRVIRTPRRGLVPALAAALAAARGEFIARMDADDVAEPERFARQVALLDARPDVVACGTRVRYFPREAVRDGARRYERWLNSLIEPEDLARDIFVECPIAHPALVARRAAVLAVGGYRDPGWPEDYDLVLRLWAAGGRLANMPEVLLHWRERPDRTSRTDPRYSPDAFRRCKVHHLRRTLLRAAPGGAGGARPAPASDGSGAPGADEGPAPGAGDVPAPGAGCGPGSGRDGGHAASGGGDVHPGSRRGDRRAAVRPAVVWGAGPVGKGFARELLRQGVPLAAFVDLDPRKIGQAIYGAPVVSPAQIHRFRGALALAAVGSPGARDEIRAALTAAGWREGADFVAVA